A region of the Actinomycetes bacterium genome:
GCCAGTCGTGGGGCGACGGCGGCAGCAGAAACTGCTGATCCGGCTCCCATTCGCGATACGTCTTGGCCATGGCCCAGTAGATCATGGCCAGATCCTCGGGTCGATCCCCCAAAAGGGCCCAATCCCCGACAGACCCCTAGCAGCGCGCGCCGTAAATCAGTTTCGAAGTGATTCCGATCACTTAGGCGACCCCTGGTTCTGCGGGGTTGACCGGCGTCGCGCACGGGGTTGAGCTGGAGTTCCTACGCAACAACCACAGCCCCGACGCAACGCCGTGGTGACGCTGCCTGAGATGATGGCATTTCGGCAAGGGCTCCGGGGCGGGGAGCCCGGACGTGCCAACCAAGAACCTCTCGCAGACCTCCTTCTTCACGCCGGAGTTCGCTGATCCCCGCGTGCTGGCGCCTGCCTCGCTGCCGTGGCTGTTCCGGACGCAGGCCGCGAAGCTGTACCCGGACTGGCTCTTCTCAGACTGGCACGGCCATGGGCGGCGGGGCCGAGACGCTTGGCCGGCGTCGGTCCTGATGACCACCTTGCTGCTGCGCTTCAGTGAGGAAGGGATGAGCCGCAAGGCGATGGTGCGGCGCCTCGGGACCGACCTTGCGTGGCGGGCTGCGACGGGTTTGGAGATCGGGGGCAAGGCGCCGAGCGAGTCGAGCTTCCGGCGCTTCGAGCGGTACCTGCTGGGGCGCGACCTGGAGAGCGGAGTGCCCCGGTACCAACTGCTGCACGAACATCACGTCCGGATGTGCGTGGACGCGGGCATCGTGAGTCCTGAGGCTGTATGGGCGATGGATAGCACGCCGATGTGGTGCTACGGCGCGGCGCGCGGCACGGTGCGCCTCCTCGGCGATGGCCTGCGGGGCCTGGGGAAGCAGTGGGCTCGAGCGAAGGGGCAGACCCTCGCGGCGGTGGCCACGGCCTGGAAGCTCCCCTTCCTCCTCGCGAAGAGCACGAAGGGCCATTTCCGCATCAACTGGCGAGACGCCGATGCGCGCGCCGGGCTGATCGATTCGTTGGCAGCCGACGTGCTTCGAGTCATCGAACAAGTTCGCGCCGAGGTGGAGTCCGTGCGGCACAACAAGCGCAAGGGCCTCCTGCGTCGGTGCCGCCAGCTGGCCAAGGTGATCGCCGATGACCTCGAGGTCGATGACTCGGCCCGACTGCGTGTCGCGCAGAAAGTCGCGCGGGACCGGACGGTGAGCATCACGGATCCGATGGCTCGCCACAGTCGCAAGACGAGGAGCCAGCCCTTCCGCGGCTTCAAGGTCCACCTGCTGGGGGAAGTGGTGAGTGGCTTGATCACCTCCTTGTCGGTCACGCCGGCCAACAAGGGCGATGGCACGGTCGCACTGCGCCTCATCGGGCGGGCGAAGCAGCTCCACGCCGACCTCTCCCAGGTCCTGGGGGACACGGCCTACGGCGGGGCCGAGCTGCATCTGCTCGGGCGCCGCCAGCATGGTGTGGACGTCCTCGCGCCTCCGCTGCCGGTGACGCGGCCGAAGGACCGCTTCAACTCGACGGACTTCGACATCGATGTGGCGGCGGGGACGGCGAAGTGTCCGGGGGGCGTCGAGGTCGCCATGAGGCAAGGCAAGACGAGGCGCTACTTCTCTTGGTCCAAGGCAAGCTGCGACACCTGCCCGCTGCGCGGCAAGTGCCTGACCGCCCGTGCCACCTGCAAGACCGTGGCGATCAACCCGAGGCACGAGGAACTCATCGTCCTCCGCGAACGATGGGAGAGAGAAGAGATCCGTGAGCAGTACCGCACGCGCAGTCAGTGTGAGCGGCTGGTCAACCAAGTGGTGCGCCACGGGGGGCGGCAGGCGCGGGCCTGGGGCCTGCAGCAGGCCACGCTCCAAGCCTCTGTCATCGTAATGCGGTGCAACCTCGGCCGACTCGCCCGGCACCTCGCCAAGGAGGAGGAGCCGGTGGACCTCGCCGCTGCATAGCGGTAGGCCGTCGCCTCAGGCGTGGCGTTGCACGAGGCGGGTGAGCATCGCGGCCCAGGCGGCCGGCGAGCCGGAGTCTCTGCTCCGCCTCAGCGCCAGGCACGAGCCGCGGCCCCCGAGCCCCAGCACGACGACGAGCACGCCCGGCCCACGGCACCCGAGCACCAGCACGACGACGCGCACGATCACCACAGCTGATGGGGCGTGCTGCTCGTCTGGCCGATCCGGGCGAGGCGGCTCAGCGTCCTCCGGATCGGCACATTCCTAACTCCGAAGTGCCGCCCCGAACAATTTCAGCTACTTACGCCACTCCATGCAGTAATTCCGCGCTTTGGCGCGCGCTGCTAGGGGTCTTGCTTGGGCAAGACGCCGAGCACCAGCTGACAAGCTCCGGCCGCGAGGGCGACACCGGCGAGCGCGGCGATGGAGAGGCTCAAGACGACCGAGAACATGGGCATCCCTTTGGGGGACCAGATTGCGGCGGACCCTAACGGCCGCGATCTGCGCTGTCAACGGCCGATGAGAGGGCCTCGCCGTTGCACCCCGTAGCCCTTTCCGCTTAGCTGCGTTGCCCTTTCGAGCAGTCGTCGGAGGTCCAATGTTCAGCGGAGTGCACACGGCCCTGGTCACCCCCTTCACCGCGGGGCGGGCCGATTTGGAGGCCTTCGCGGCCCTGGTGGAGCGGCAGATCGCGGCGGGCATCCACGGCGTGGTGCCCTGCGGGACCACCGGGGAGTCGAGCACGGTCACGGACGAGGAGCGCTTGGGCCTCATCCGCACGGCGGTGCAGACCGCCAAGGGCCGCCTGAAGGTCATCGCGGGCGTGGGCACCAACGACACGGCCCGCTCCATCGCGAACGCCCGCGCTGCGGCAGAGGTGGGCGCCGACGCCGGCCTGGTGATCACCCCCTACT
Encoded here:
- a CDS encoding transposase; amino-acid sequence: MPTKNLSQTSFFTPEFADPRVLAPASLPWLFRTQAAKLYPDWLFSDWHGHGRRGRDAWPASVLMTTLLLRFSEEGMSRKAMVRRLGTDLAWRAATGLEIGGKAPSESSFRRFERYLLGRDLESGVPRYQLLHEHHVRMCVDAGIVSPEAVWAMDSTPMWCYGAARGTVRLLGDGLRGLGKQWARAKGQTLAAVATAWKLPFLLAKSTKGHFRINWRDADARAGLIDSLAADVLRVIEQVRAEVESVRHNKRKGLLRRCRQLAKVIADDLEVDDSARLRVAQKVARDRTVSITDPMARHSRKTRSQPFRGFKVHLLGEVVSGLITSLSVTPANKGDGTVALRLIGRAKQLHADLSQVLGDTAYGGAELHLLGRRQHGVDVLAPPLPVTRPKDRFNSTDFDIDVAAGTAKCPGGVEVAMRQGKTRRYFSWSKASCDTCPLRGKCLTARATCKTVAINPRHEELIVLRERWEREEIREQYRTRSQCERLVNQVVRHGGRQARAWGLQQATLQASVIVMRCNLGRLARHLAKEEEPVDLAAA